The following proteins come from a genomic window of Elusimicrobiota bacterium:
- the topA gene encoding type I DNA topoisomerase, protein MAKSLLIVESPTKERTIGKMLGKNFVIRASYGHIRDLPAKTLGVDVKKNFEPSYVSLPRAKKIVAELKSLAEKADRVYLATDYDREGEAIAWHLSEILKLPKSKAKRITFHEITREALEEAVKNPRDIDESLVHAQVARRVLDRLVGYRLSPLLWDKIRRGLSAGRVQSVAVRLICAREEEIEKFKAEEYWTLTALLEKKAQPFSAGLTARGETKFNKFSFRHKGSVDEVLAALKGASYRVATVDPKERRRSPGAPFTTASLQQDASRRLRFGAARTMVVAQQLYEGIEVEKGAGPEGLITYMRTDSVNVAKVAQTEAAAVIRKSYGADHLPPKPRVYRTKAKSAQEAHEAIRPTKPARTPGSVRAFLEPDQFKLYELIWQRFMASQMADAVYDTVTADIEANGYLFRATGHTLRFPGYLAVYGEVADDDAAKDDAEPSTALPPLVAGETVLLKELKPEQHFTEPPPRYNEASLVKTLEEHGIGRPSTYAPTLQRIAEQAYVRLEERRFYPTLLGRAVDKQLVEHFPDIVGVGFTAKIEDRLDDIAESKTAWTDVIRDFYGPFEADLKKAEKRMVQVEIKPIATDEKCPKCASPMEIRENKAGRYMACSRYPECKTTFPVDRQGKKVVPQPTNEICPNCGKPMLMRTGRGFGRRPTRYLACSGYPDCKTTFSVDKDGNKIVRPKPEPTEFKCQKCERMMWKRVGKRGPFLACSGFPKCRNIKPFPKSE, encoded by the coding sequence ATGGCCAAATCCCTGTTGATCGTTGAGTCGCCCACGAAAGAACGCACCATCGGTAAGATGTTGGGCAAAAACTTCGTCATTCGCGCCTCCTACGGGCACATTCGGGACCTCCCCGCCAAAACCCTGGGCGTCGACGTGAAAAAAAATTTTGAGCCGTCCTATGTCTCGCTGCCGCGCGCCAAGAAAATCGTCGCCGAACTCAAAAGCCTGGCGGAAAAGGCCGATCGGGTTTACCTCGCGACGGACTACGACCGCGAGGGGGAGGCCATCGCGTGGCACTTGAGCGAGATTTTGAAACTCCCCAAGTCGAAAGCGAAACGCATCACGTTCCACGAGATCACCCGGGAAGCCTTGGAAGAGGCGGTCAAAAATCCCCGCGACATCGACGAATCGTTGGTGCACGCGCAGGTCGCGCGCCGCGTCCTGGACCGGCTGGTGGGGTACCGCCTGTCGCCCCTGCTGTGGGACAAAATCCGCCGGGGGTTGTCCGCGGGCCGTGTGCAATCGGTGGCCGTGCGGCTGATTTGCGCCCGCGAGGAAGAAATCGAAAAATTCAAAGCCGAAGAGTATTGGACCCTCACGGCGTTGTTGGAAAAAAAGGCGCAACCCTTCAGCGCCGGTCTCACCGCCCGGGGCGAGACGAAATTCAACAAATTCTCCTTCCGCCACAAGGGTTCGGTGGACGAAGTCCTGGCCGCCCTGAAAGGCGCGAGCTACCGCGTGGCCACGGTCGACCCCAAGGAACGCCGGCGTTCCCCGGGCGCGCCATTCACCACCGCCTCCTTGCAGCAGGACGCCTCCCGTCGGCTCCGTTTCGGCGCGGCGCGCACGATGGTGGTCGCCCAACAGCTTTACGAAGGCATTGAGGTCGAGAAGGGCGCCGGTCCGGAGGGCTTGATCACCTACATGCGCACGGATTCGGTGAACGTCGCCAAGGTCGCCCAAACCGAAGCCGCCGCCGTGATCCGCAAAAGCTACGGCGCCGATCATTTGCCTCCGAAACCCCGCGTATACCGGACCAAGGCCAAGAGCGCCCAGGAAGCCCACGAAGCCATCCGTCCGACCAAACCCGCGCGCACCCCGGGTTCCGTGCGGGCGTTCCTCGAGCCCGACCAGTTTAAACTTTACGAATTGATCTGGCAGCGGTTTATGGCCAGTCAGATGGCGGACGCCGTGTACGACACCGTCACCGCCGACATCGAAGCCAACGGTTATCTTTTCCGGGCCACCGGCCACACGCTCCGATTTCCCGGTTACCTCGCCGTTTACGGCGAAGTGGCGGACGACGACGCGGCCAAAGACGACGCCGAACCGTCCACGGCCCTTCCACCCTTGGTGGCGGGGGAAACCGTCTTGCTCAAGGAGTTGAAACCCGAACAGCATTTCACGGAACCGCCGCCGCGTTACAACGAGGCCAGTTTGGTCAAAACGTTGGAAGAGCACGGCATCGGCCGTCCTTCGACGTACGCGCCCACGCTCCAACGGATCGCCGAGCAGGCCTACGTCCGGCTGGAGGAGCGCCGGTTTTACCCGACCCTTCTGGGGCGGGCCGTGGACAAGCAGTTGGTCGAACACTTTCCCGACATCGTGGGGGTGGGGTTCACCGCGAAAATCGAGGACCGGCTGGACGACATCGCCGAGTCGAAAACGGCCTGGACCGACGTCATTCGGGATTTTTACGGCCCCTTTGAAGCGGATTTGAAGAAAGCCGAAAAACGAATGGTCCAGGTGGAAATCAAGCCGATCGCCACGGACGAGAAATGCCCCAAGTGCGCCTCGCCCATGGAAATCCGCGAAAACAAAGCGGGCCGCTACATGGCGTGTTCCCGTTACCCGGAATGCAAAACGACGTTCCCCGTGGACCGGCAGGGAAAAAAAGTCGTTCCCCAGCCCACAAACGAAATTTGCCCCAATTGCGGCAAGCCCATGCTCATGCGCACGGGCCGTGGTTTTGGCCGCCGCCCCACGCGTTACCTCGCCTGCTCGGGGTACCCCGATTGCAAGACCACGTTTTCCGTCGATAAGGATGGCAACAAAATCGTCCGGCCCAAACCCGAGCCCACCGAGTTCAAGTGCCAGAAGTGCGAGCGCATGATGTGGAAGCGCGTGGGCAAACGGGGGCCGTTCCTGGCCTGTTCCGGGTTCCCCAAATGCCGGAACATCAAACCCTTTCCGAAAAGCGAATGA